The following are encoded together in the Lactuca sativa cultivar Salinas chromosome 1, Lsat_Salinas_v11, whole genome shotgun sequence genome:
- the LOC111880138 gene encoding hypothetical protein At1g04090 produces the protein MGPFSNLFANILKKDKKPLKPLPIESVFKLPSSIPNFPPGDGFATGTIDLGGLEVCQVSSFTKIWATLEGGPDNHGATFYEPSSIPEGFFMLGCYSQTNNKPLFGWILAGKSVANETSPSALAMPTDYSLIWSSESHKLKQDSGNGYIWLPTPPEGYKAVGYVVTNSPEKPSVHKIRCVRSDFTDAVEVDKWLWGLDKKMNTNNLNLFKSRPKDRGINAVSMPTGSFVVQNGGAPNDVSLVYCLRNTKNNLLAMPNLSQVKALIQTYSPKVYFHPNEEYFPSSVSWFFQNGALLYEKGKETTPSLIEPNGSNLPQGGSNDDSYWLDLPIDNPAKERVKKGDLEEARAYFHIKPMFGATFTDIALWVFYPFNGPARAKVEIINVSLGKIGEHVGDWEHLTLRVSNYNGELKKVYFSEHSGGQWINASEIEFENGNKPVAYASLHGHAFYSKPGLVLQGSGGIGIRNDTAKGNEVMDTGVRPVVVAAEYLGSLVAEPPWLNYSRKWGPKISYDINKEIKKVRSVLPRVIRRAFDKFVSGLPNEVLGEEGPTGPKMKNNWSGDEKY, from the exons ATGGGACCGTTCTCCAATTTATTTGCAAATATATTGAAGAAAGATAAGAAGCCTTTGAAGCCTTTGCCTATTGAATCCGTATTCAAGCTTCCTTCATCAATACCCAACTTTCCTCCAG GCGATGGTTTTGCAACTGGAACAATCGATCTAGGAGGTTTAGAAGTGTGTCAAGTTTCTTCATTCACCAAAATTTGGGCTACTCTTGAAGGCGGACCAGATAATCATGGTGCAACGTTTTATGAACCATCTTCAATACCTGAAGGATTCTTTATGCTCGGATGCTACAGCCAAACCAACAACAAACCTCTATTCGGATGGATTCTTGCTGGAAAAAGTGTCGCAAATGAGACTTCACCAAGTGCACTAGCTATGCCAACAGATTATTCTCTTATTTGGAGTAGTGAGTCTCATAAACTAAAACAAGATAGTGGAAATGGCTACATTTGGTTGCCAACTCCTCCTGAAGGGTACAAGGCCGTTGGTTATGTTGTCACAAACTCGCCAGAAAAGCCTTCTGTTCACAAGATTCGGTGTGTCAGGTCTGATTTCACTGACGCTGTTGAAGTTGATAAATGGCTTTGGGGTTTAGACAAGAAGATGAACACAAACAATCTTAATCTATTTAAATCAAGACCAAAAGATAGAGGTATCAATGCGGTTAGTATGCCTACTGGATCGTTTGTAGTCCAAAATGGTGGTGCACCAAATGACGTATCACTCGTTTATTGCTTGAGAAATACCAAAAATAACCTTTTGGCCATGCCGAATTTGTCGCAAGTTAAAGCATTGATTCAAACTTACTCACCTAAGGTGTATTTTCACCCAAATGAAGAGTACTTTCCCTCTTCAGTCAGTTGGTTTTTTCAAAATGGAGCTTTGTTGTATGAAAAGGGCAAAGAGACGACACCAAGCCTTATTGAACCCAATGGCTCTAACCTACCTCAAGGTGGTTCGAATGATGATTCATACTGGTTAGACCTCCCTATCGATAATCCAGCTAAAGAAAGGGTCAAGAAAGGTGATTTGGAAGAAGCTCGTGCATATTTCCACATAAAGCCGATGTTTGGGGCAACATTTACTGATATAGCCTTGTGGGTGTTCTACCCGTTTAACGGTCCAGCGAGGGCAAAAGTGGAAATCATCAATGTTTCCCTAGGGAAAATAGGTGAACATGTTGGTGATTGGGAGCATTTGACATTAAGAGTTAGTAACTATAATGGAGAGCTAAAAAAGGTTTACTTTTCAGAACATAGTGGAGGACAATGGATTAATGCTTCAGAAATCGAATTTGAAAATGGAAATAAACCTGTGGCTTACGCATCATTGCATGGCCATGCGTTTTACTCAAAACCTGGGCTTGTTTTACAAGGAAGTGGAGGGATAGGAATACGAAATGATACAGCCAAGGGCAATGAAGTGATGGATACCGGAGTGAGGCCGGTTGTGGTGGCAGCAGAATATTTGGGATCGTTGGTGGCTGAGCCACCGTGGTTGAACTATAGTAGAAAATGGGGTCCAAAAATAAGCTACGACATTAATAAGGAGATCAAGAAAGTGAGGAGTGTTTTACCAAGGGTGATAAGACGTGCCTTTGACAAATTTGTTAGCGGCCTTCCAAATGAAGTATTGGGTGAAGAAGGTCCCACTGGcccaaaaatgaaaaataattggAGTGGGGATGAGAAATACTAA